One window from the genome of Amycolatopsis sp. NBC_01480 encodes:
- a CDS encoding cupin domain-containing protein, giving the protein MGNHLVERTAAHGPSAVVRQDWTAAATPWQFTGRSEGFDRLDLIGAGTGSVHTDLGIGRLEPGGRVPAHVRAGEQALYVLDGEMAVQLEENAYLLRPGDFAFIPQGAVFACANRSSTEARWLDVSSPVSLQPESGRRDTFFPTAAPDLLSRAAPPDLGDPTLRLVGHYEGTDPDHLAEAVKSPARGRESAGMYSALLTYSGISVKMLVDRNRGAHLLTLFMVDYEVGGAAQSHDHPFEEGYFFLSGETDFELGGQVHHFRPGDAALAGVGTTHACYNTEGGRVRWLETQAPVPPQLHSYRWPSDWDRFEAGYCGGERRA; this is encoded by the coding sequence ATGGGCAATCACCTCGTCGAACGAACGGCGGCGCACGGCCCGAGCGCCGTGGTCCGCCAGGACTGGACCGCCGCGGCCACCCCGTGGCAGTTCACCGGCCGGTCGGAGGGATTCGACCGGCTCGACCTGATCGGCGCGGGCACCGGGTCGGTGCACACCGACCTCGGGATCGGCCGGCTCGAACCCGGGGGACGGGTGCCCGCGCACGTCCGGGCCGGGGAACAGGCGCTGTACGTGCTCGACGGGGAAATGGCCGTGCAGCTGGAGGAAAACGCGTACCTCCTGCGGCCGGGCGATTTCGCGTTCATCCCGCAGGGCGCGGTTTTCGCCTGCGCCAACCGAAGCAGCACGGAAGCACGCTGGCTCGACGTGAGCAGCCCGGTGTCGCTCCAGCCCGAATCCGGCCGGCGTGACACGTTCTTCCCGACTGCCGCGCCCGATCTGCTTTCGCGCGCCGCGCCGCCGGATCTCGGCGACCCGACGCTGCGGCTGGTCGGCCACTACGAGGGCACCGATCCCGATCATCTGGCCGAGGCCGTCAAAAGCCCGGCGCGCGGCCGCGAGTCCGCGGGCATGTACAGCGCATTGCTGACCTACAGCGGGATCTCGGTGAAGATGCTGGTGGACCGCAACCGCGGCGCGCACCTGCTGACCCTGTTCATGGTCGACTACGAGGTCGGGGGCGCGGCGCAGAGCCACGATCACCCGTTCGAAGAGGGCTATTTCTTCCTGTCCGGCGAGACGGACTTCGAACTCGGCGGCCAGGTCCACCATTTCCGGCCGGGCGACGCCGCGCTCGCCGGCGTCGGCACCACCCACGCCTGTTACAACACCGAAGGCGGCCGGGTGCGGTGGCTCGAGACGCAGGCGCCGGTGCCGCCGCAGCTGCACAGCTACCGCTGGCCGTCGGACTGGGACCGGTTCGAAGCCGGCTACTGCGGGGGCGAGCGGCGTGCTTGA
- a CDS encoding NADPH-dependent FMN reductase codes for MPTLQIVTASTRPGRIGPTVAGWIEAAAREHGGFEHVDPVDLAELNLPMLDEPHHPRLRQYVHQHTRDWSARVDAADAFVFVMPEYNYGFTAPLKNAIDYLHQEWEYKPVGLVSYGGVSAGTRAAQMIKEVVTTLKMMPILEAVSIPFVHSLIGEEDQLNTNDIMTAAAKSMFDELRRVSDALKVLRRDH; via the coding sequence GTGCCAACGCTGCAGATCGTCACCGCCAGCACCCGGCCGGGCCGGATCGGGCCGACGGTGGCCGGGTGGATCGAGGCGGCCGCGCGGGAGCACGGCGGGTTCGAGCACGTCGACCCGGTTGATCTCGCCGAGCTGAACCTGCCGATGCTGGACGAGCCGCACCACCCGCGGCTGCGCCAGTACGTCCACCAGCACACCCGGGACTGGAGCGCCCGGGTGGACGCGGCGGACGCGTTCGTGTTCGTGATGCCCGAGTACAACTACGGTTTCACCGCGCCGTTGAAAAACGCCATCGACTACCTCCACCAGGAATGGGAGTACAAGCCGGTCGGGCTGGTGAGCTACGGCGGCGTCTCGGCGGGCACCCGGGCCGCGCAGATGATCAAGGAGGTGGTCACCACGCTGAAGATGATGCCGATCCTGGAAGCGGTGTCCATTCCGTTCGTGCACAGCCTGATCGGCGAGGAAGACCAGCTGAACACGAATGACATCATGACCGCCGCGGCGAAGTCGATGTTCGACGAGCTGCGGCGGGTCAGCGACGCGCTCAAGGTCCTGCGCCGCGACCACTGA
- a CDS encoding LLM class flavin-dependent oxidoreductase — protein MVAVVAIDIGVGLPADVEGVTPAQLVRWARQAEDLGASTLACTDRVQYPSLESLLTLASVASVTTRARLMTSVLVAPLRTGNALFRKQITTLDRLSEHRLVLGIGVGRRQDDYVACGVDFSRRGRALDDQLDAGFPSVAGMPGERLLFGGNSRATVNRVVRHGGGWIAAAGLGAWDRTAALATEVRAAWAQAGKPGAPRLVAMIYAAAGPRARADADRHIHSYYGFLGAERAAELASHVVTDPGQLVETRDRIAEAGFSELLLLPTSAEPEHLEALKAAVG, from the coding sequence GTGGTTGCGGTGGTAGCGATCGACATCGGCGTCGGCCTGCCGGCGGACGTCGAGGGCGTCACCCCGGCCCAGCTGGTGCGCTGGGCAAGGCAGGCCGAAGACCTCGGGGCCAGCACCCTCGCGTGCACGGACCGGGTGCAGTACCCGAGCCTGGAATCCCTGCTCACGCTGGCCAGCGTGGCGTCGGTGACCACTCGCGCGCGGCTGATGACCAGCGTGCTGGTGGCGCCGTTGCGGACCGGGAACGCCTTGTTCCGCAAGCAGATCACCACGCTCGACCGGCTCAGCGAGCACCGGCTGGTGCTCGGCATCGGCGTCGGCCGCCGTCAGGACGACTACGTCGCGTGCGGGGTGGACTTCTCCCGGCGCGGCCGGGCCCTGGACGATCAGCTGGACGCCGGGTTCCCGTCGGTCGCGGGCATGCCGGGGGAACGGCTGCTGTTCGGCGGCAACAGCCGGGCGACGGTGAACCGCGTCGTCCGGCACGGCGGCGGCTGGATCGCCGCGGCCGGCCTCGGCGCGTGGGACCGGACGGCGGCCTTGGCCACCGAGGTACGCGCCGCCTGGGCGCAGGCGGGAAAGCCGGGCGCGCCACGCCTGGTGGCGATGATCTACGCCGCGGCCGGGCCCCGGGCGCGGGCGGACGCCGACCGGCACATCCACAGCTACTACGGGTTTCTCGGCGCGGAGCGGGCGGCCGAGCTGGCGAGCCACGTCGTCACCGATCCCGGGCAGCTGGTCGAGACCCGCGACCGGATCGCGGAAGCCGGCTTCAGCGAACTGCTGCTGCTTCCGACCTCGGCCGAGCCGGAGCACCTCGAGGCGCTCAAAGCCGCCGTGGGCTGA
- a CDS encoding Dabb family protein: MLDHYLAFRPAEGTEAALVDALAEFGAAIVELAGVHEITWGENTNPSGRDRGYTVGCFVRLTDENVLRGEYWHHPAHRKLLGELDRLSTDRFAIDY, encoded by the coding sequence GTGCTTGACCACTACCTCGCCTTCCGGCCGGCCGAAGGGACCGAGGCCGCGCTCGTGGACGCATTGGCCGAGTTCGGCGCCGCGATCGTGGAACTCGCCGGCGTCCACGAAATCACCTGGGGCGAGAACACGAACCCGTCCGGCCGCGACCGCGGTTACACCGTGGGCTGCTTCGTCCGGCTCACCGACGAGAACGTGTTGCGCGGTGAGTACTGGCACCACCCCGCGCACCGGAAACTGCTCGGCGAACTCGACCGGCTGAGCACCGACCGGTTCGCCATCGACTACTGA